A genomic stretch from Corvus cornix cornix isolate S_Up_H32 chromosome 9, ASM73873v5, whole genome shotgun sequence includes:
- the SIAH2 gene encoding E3 ubiquitin-protein ligase SIAH2: MSRPSSAGPGPSKPCGKQQQQHSPSPAAVLPGTGGASPPPPPPPPLPPPQQQQQQQQQQQQQQQQELTSLFECPICFDYVLPPILQCQAGHLVCKQCRQQLSLCPTCRGSLTPNIRNLAMEKVASAVLFPCKYATTGCSLTLHHTEKPKHEAICEYRPYSCPCPGTSCDWEGSLEAVMSHLMHAHKSITTLQGEDIIFLATDINLPGAVDWVMMQSCFGHHFMLVLKKQEKCEGHQQFFATVLLIGTRKQAENFQYRLELHGSCHRLTWEASPCSIHDGVSVAIRNSNCLVFDTATAHLFADNGNLGINVTISMCCP, translated from the exons ATGAGCCGCCCGTCctccgccggccccggcccTAGCAAGCCCTGcggaaagcagcagcagcagcattccccGTCCCCTGCCGCCGTCCTACCGGGGACCGGCGGGGCTTCTCCGCcgcctccccctcctcctcctcttcctcccccccagcagcagcagcagcagcagcagcagcagcagcagcagcagcagcaggagctgaccTCGCTCTTCGAGTGCCCCATCTGCTTCGACTATGTCCTGCCACCCATCCTCCAGTGCCAGGCCGGGCACCTGGTGTGCAAGCAATGCCGGCAGCAGCTGAGCCTCTGTCCCACCTGCCGGGGTTCCCTCACCCCCAACATCAGGAACCTGGCCATGGAGAAGGTGGCCTCGGCTGTCCTCTTCCCATGCAAG TATGCCACAACAGGCTGCTCCCTGACACTCCACCacacagaaaagccaaaacATGAAGCCATCTGTGAGTACCGTCCCTACTCCTGCCCGTGCCCTGGTACCTCCTGTGACTGGGAGGGATCCTTGGAAGCCGTGATGTCCCACCTCATGCATGCCCACAAAAGCATTACCACCCTTCAGGGAGAAGACATCATTTTCCTTGCCACAGACATTAAcctgcctggggcagtggaCTGGGTGATGATGCAGTCGTGCTTTGGTCACCACTTCATGCTGGTGCTGAAGAAACAGGAGAAGTGTGAAGGTCACCAGCAGTTTTTTGCCACCGTGCTGCTCATTGGCACCCGTAAGCAGGCAGAGAACTTTCAGTACAGACTGGAGCTGCATGGCAGCTGCCACCGGCTGACCTGGGAGgcatctccctgctccatccacgATGGCGTGTCCGTGGCCATCCGCAACAGCAACTGCCTCGTTTTTGATACAGCTACTGCACACCTTTTTGCTGACAATGGAAACCTCGGCATTAACGTGACAATTTCTATGTGTTGCCCATGA
- the MINDY4B gene encoding inactive ubiquitin carboxyl-terminal hydrolase MINDY-4B, producing the protein MGDRGAEHAAPTELEEITSRISDLTKWREIFSFHGLEVNSTTHQGTPFPKQGRSSAGNGPPGAGESPGSQPPSTIPQPLLPPQGVGGCPISLDTAMRLQKLLFRNMTPLFSFEWAAAHFRFRPPHSDLAYALEAGKGGTRAILVAVQAHIISYLLFTRETECTHLERWGYALGKKPWLIPRQGFFPANPLISGQWHVPPTSLVSWSQPLVSPWHRLCRVGQWEQGQALATALAETLWAAGGGGRAVVCLITAPITMMPPREGYRANSFTERIQLFEFSEKAAAQGFISDHIHCFKGEGSHGVILFLYSLLFSRTLERVQEDLGDTAPLLNISSGNITCTEAVLSLLLTGRASPRELGGSQELESGTGDGDGEAPWQRGPGQRHGQRDPRQAPGLGTAQVPAKGPRAQVSPGLRTPRLPVWLCSVSGRHSVLFGTDSRLLSDWKSERIFHLYFYSGQQEQTQTAHLTIDTHSHHWEEAQREDPSSPRKRHPALEMAIRTKWAGATVSWNGTDPFF; encoded by the exons ATGGGTGATCGGGGGGCTGAGCACGCTGCGCCTACAGAGCTGGAGGAGATCACCAGCAGAATCTCTGATCTGACCAAATGGAGAGAAATCTTTAGTTTCCATGG ctTGGAAGTCAACAGCACGACTCATCAGGGAACTCCTTTTCCAAAG CAAGGACGGAGCAGTGCCGGCAATGGACCACCCGGAGCCGGGGAGTCCCCAGGGTCGCAGCCACCCTCCAccatcccccagcccctcctgccccctcaGGGTGTgggtggctgccccatctcccTGGACACGGCAATG aggctgcagaagctgctgttcaGAAACATGACCCCCCTCTTTAGCTTCGAGTGGGCAGCGGCGCACTTCAGGTTCCGCCCGCCACACTCCGATCTGGCCTACGCGCTGGAGGCAGGAAAG GGAGGAACAAGAGCCATTCTGGTGGCTGTACAAGCACACATCATCTCATACCTGCTCTTCACAAGAGAGACAGAATGTACTCACCTGGAAAG GTGGGGATATGCACTGGGGAAGAAGCCTTGGCTGATCCCCAGGCAAGGCTTCTTCCCAGCAAATCCTCTGATTTCGGGACAGTGGCATGTGCCTCCCACCTCCCTGGTGTCATGGTCACAGCCCCTGGTTtctccctggcacaggctgtgccGGGTcgggcagtgggagcaggggcaggcactggCCACGGCTCTGGCAGAGaccctgtgggcagcaggaggaggtggcagagctgTCGTGTGCCTCATCACTGCCCCTATCACCATGATGCCACCACGTGAAGGCTACAGAGCCAACAGCTTCACAGAGAGA ATCCAGCTGTTTGAGTTCTCGGAGAAAGCTGCTGCTCAAGGGTTCATCTCTGATCACATACACTGT ttcaaagGTGAAGGAAGCCATGGAGTGATCCTATTTTTATACAGTTTACTTTTCTCTAGGACACTTGAAAG GGTCCAAGAGGATTTGGGTGACACAGCTCCTCTGTTGAACATCAGTTCTGGAAACATCACCTGTACAGAG GCCGTGCTCAGCCTGCTCCTGACAGGACGAGCGAGCCCACGGGAGCTCGgtggcagccaggagctggagtcCGGCACCGGGGATGGGGATGGCGAGGCCCCGTGGCAGCGGGGCCCC GGGCAGCGCCATGGACAGCGGGACCCCCGCCAGGCCCCTGGGCTTGGCACAGCCCAGGTTCCTGCCAAGGGTCCCCGTGCCCAGGTGAGCCCCGGGCTGCGGACGCCTCGGCTGCCCGTGTGGCTGTGCAGCGTCTCGGGCAGGCACAGCGTGCTCTTCGGCACCGACAGCCGGCTGCTCTCCGACTGGAAATCCGAGAGAATTTTCCACCTGTACTTCTacagtgggcagcaggagcagaccCAAACAGCCCACCTGACGATAG ACACTCATTCGCATCACTGGGAAGAAGCTCAAAGAGAAGACCCCAGCAGCCCACGGAAGAGGCATCCAGCCCTGGAGATGGCAATCAGGACCAAGTGGGCAGGTGCAACCGTCAGCTGGAATGGGACAGACCCCTTCTTCTAA
- the CLRN1 gene encoding LOW QUALITY PROTEIN: clarin-1 (The sequence of the model RefSeq protein was modified relative to this genomic sequence to represent the inferred CDS: inserted 1 base in 1 codon): protein MPAQQKKLIFCTAGVLSFACALGTAAAIGTQLWVRGTILCTTGALLVNATGPELHKFIGEIQYGLFSGQRVRQCGLGXRPFQFSFFPDLLKIIPASIHVSVILFCTVLIVFALVGAGFFMFNAFGSPYETLHGPVGLYLWSFISCSCGCLIMILFSSEVKIHHLSEKIANFKEGTFTFKTHSEHFANSFWTILVCSLVHFLNALLIRFAGFEFPFSKPKDSGTITGAVDLMY from the exons ATGCCGGCGCAGCAGAAGAAGCTGATCTTTTGCACAGCCGGGGTGCTGAGCTTCGCCTGCGCGCTGGGGACGGCGGCGGCCATCGGCACCCAGCTCTGGGTGAGGGGGACGATCCTCTGCACGACGGGAGCGCTGCTCGTCAACGCCACCGGCCCGGAGCTGCACAAGTTCATCGGCGAGATCCAGTACGGGCTCTTCTCCGGGCAGCGTGTGCGGCAGTGCGGGCTCG GGAGACCCTTCCAGTTCTCAT tttttccagaTTTGCTCAAAATTATCCCTGCAAGTATCCATGTTAGTGTCATTCTCTTCTGTACAGTACTGATTGTCTTTGCTCTGGTGGGAGCAGGGTTCTTCATGTTCAATGCTTTTGGCAGCCCCTATGAAACACTGCATGGCCCCGTCGGGTTGTACCTCTGGAGCTTCATCTCCT GTTCCTGTGGTTGCCTCATCATGATTCTCTTCTCCTCAGAGGTGAAGATCCACCACCTTTCAGAGAAAATTGCTAATTTCAAAGAGGGAACTTTTACATTCAAGACTCACAGTGAACACTTTGCAAATTCCTTCTGGACCATCCTGGTTTGCTCCCTGGTGCACTTCCTCAATGCCCTGCTAATCCGATTTGCTGGATTTGAATTTCccttttcaaaaccaaaagattCAGGGACAATCACAGGAGCGGTTGACCTGATGTATTAA